The DNA segment CGGCGGGGGTGGAGCCGTTGATGCCGAGGCCGTTGATGAGGTCGTCGACGGCACCGCCGTAGGCGGGGTCGATGTTGTCGGCGGGGATGGGGCCCTGCTCGACGCTGCTGCGCAGGCTGTCCAGGCCCTCGATCTCCTTCAGCGCCTGCGCCTCGGCCGCCGGCAGGCGGCTGCCGAAGGCCTCGCGGACGGTCTGGACCTGCGCGTTCACGGTCTGCTGCGCGGCGAGGTAGGGGGCGGTGTCGGGGGCCTCGGTGACGTCCGCGCCCATCGCCTCGTAGCGCAGGCCGACCAGCAGCGCCTGGCGGTGCTCCGCCTGGAGGCCGTCGATCAGCTTCGCGACCTGCTCGCTGCTGCGCACCAGCCGGGCCGTGTCGCCTGCGGCCCTGGCCTGGCCGATCTGCTGGTACGCGAGGAAGGCCAGCATCGCCGCGACCACCAGCACCGGCACGAAGACGATGATGTCCAGCTTGCGCCGGAAGGGCAGGCGGTCGAGCAGCGGGCCGCGCGAGCGCCCTCCACCGCCCACCTCGGGCGCGCCGGGTCTCGACGGGTCCTTCCTGTGCGCGGGCACCAGGCCTCCTTGCAGCGGCGAGCGACGAGCCACGAACGAGCCACGAACGACGAACGACGAGCCACGGACGACGAGCGACGTGCTATGGGGGTGCGGCGGACTGCGTGCTACGGGACACGGACTGCATGGTGGGGGACAGGGTCCACGGGACCGTACGTATGGCGAGACTAGCGACACGTCAAACCGCCGCGCCCACGAATCGACCAACAATCGGCCACGATCCGGGGCGAAGTCGATCACATCTGCACCAGAGCACGCCATCCGGCCGCCCGCCGGGCGGACGCCTCCGGCAGTCCGGCCGGCCTCCCGAACGGCTGTGCCCAGGGCCGCCAGTCCGGCCGCTTCGCGGGGTGCGCCGGGCCGCCCGTGCCAGGTGGCACCGGCCCCGCGGGCCGCCCGGCGCGGCCGTATCGCAATCCGAACGCGCTTGACTCTGCGTTCGGGCCCCCGTTGGATCGTGCGCACGTGCCTCCCGTACAACCGTGCGGTCGGCACGCCACAGCCTCTGCCTGGATAAGGAAACGTGACCGGAACCATGAGCAGCAGAAAGCGCACCCTCGCGATCACGGCGGCCGCTCTGACCAGCGCCCTGACGGCGGCCCTGACCGGCTGTTCCTCGTCCGACAGCGGCTCCGGTGGCGGCGACCCGCTCAAGGGCGACGCGGGCAAGAGCGGCACGGTGGTCGTCGGCTCCAACAACTTCGCCGAGAGCACCCTCATCGCTGACATGTACGGCGAGGCGCTCAAGGCCAAGGGCGTCAAGGTCGAGTACAAGAACAACATCGGCAGCCGCGAGACCACCTACGGCCTCATCAAGAACGGCACGCTGACGGTGATGCCCGAGTACAACGGCGCCCTGCTCGCGTACCTCGACAAGAAGGCCACCCCGAAGACCGTCGACGAGACCGACAAGGCCGTCACCGACAAGCTCGCGCCGAAGCTCGGGCTGCTCGAACCGTCCAAGGCCCAGGACAAGGACGCGGTCACGGTCAACGCCGAGACGGCCAAGAAGTACCACCTCACGTCCGACTCGACGATCGCCGACCTGGCCGACGCCGCGCCCGACCTGGTGATCGGCGGCTCGCCCGAGTTCCAGACCCGCCAGCAGGGGGTCGTGGGCCTGAAGTCGGTCTACGGGCTCCAGTTCAAGTCGTTCAAGGCGCTGGACGCCGGCGGCCCGCTCACCGTGGCGGCGCTCAAGGGCGGCAACATCCAGGTCGGCGACGTCTTCACGACCGACCCGTCCATCCAGAAGAACAAGTTCGTCGCGCTCCAGGACCCGAAGAACCTCTTCGGCTTCGAGAACGTCGTCCCGCTGGTGTACAAGCCCGACCTGCCCAAGAACGCCGAGGCCGCCCTCAACGCCGTCTCGGCGAAGCTGGACACCGCGACGCTCCTCAAGCTCGCCACCGAGGTCCAGAACCAGCAGAAGGACCCGCTGGACGTCGCCAAGGCGTGGCTCTCCTCGCAGCACCTGGTCTGATCGCGGCCCGCGGCCTGCCAAGGTGTCCGGCACCGGCGGGCGCGGCTGACAGCCGCCCCCTCGGATGGACCGGTGCCGGGACACCTGGCCTCGGTCGGTGGATGGACCGCTCCACCGGCCGAAGTCGGTGAGAGCCGCCGGCGTGGGCAGGGAAGTGAGGCGGCCCCCTCCGTGCGGGCACTCAGGAGCCCGCACGGCCTTGCTCCAGTGGACCCCGCACCGGGGGCGCCCGGGCAGTGTGCGCGCACCGCGAACACGGGTGCGTGATTCACACGGGGTGTGAGCACGGGGCCGGCCCCGGGCGCGGACGGAGCCGGGCCCCTCAGGCGGACGGGGCCGGGGCGCCCGGCCTCCGCCACCGCGGCTGCCCGCACCCCCATCCGGCCCACGCACATCACCCCGTACGACGCCTTCCCGCCGCCTCGGCGCGGCACGGGCCACTCCGCGCGGTACGGAGTGGTTCGGGGCGCCCGGCCGGTTCGGGGCCGTGCGCCGTCCGGGGCGCCGTCCACGACTTCGTGCGAGGCCCCACGGAGGCCCCCATGGAGGCCGTCGCGTCGGGCCCGCGGAAACCCAGCGCGTGCGGCAGCCCGACCGGAGAGGTGGCTGCATGAGTCCCGTCCTGCGTGTGCGGCGCGTGCCGCTGGTCCAGCCGGTGGTGGCGGCGCTGCTCGCCTCGCTCGTCGTCGCGCTGGTGTCGGGCTGCGGCGCGCTGCCGGGCACCCGGACGGACGCGCGGCCCAGGCCGCCGGGACGGCAGTTCCGGCACCCGGGCGTGCTGGTCAGCAAGGCCCAGCTCGACACCGCCCGGGACCGCGTGGCCGCCGGCAAGGAGCCGTGGCTCTCCGCGTACCTGGCCATG comes from the Streptomyces sp. TS71-3 genome and includes:
- a CDS encoding ABC transporter substrate-binding protein; the protein is MSSRKRTLAITAAALTSALTAALTGCSSSDSGSGGGDPLKGDAGKSGTVVVGSNNFAESTLIADMYGEALKAKGVKVEYKNNIGSRETTYGLIKNGTLTVMPEYNGALLAYLDKKATPKTVDETDKAVTDKLAPKLGLLEPSKAQDKDAVTVNAETAKKYHLTSDSTIADLADAAPDLVIGGSPEFQTRQQGVVGLKSVYGLQFKSFKALDAGGPLTVAALKGGNIQVGDVFTTDPSIQKNKFVALQDPKNLFGFENVVPLVYKPDLPKNAEAALNAVSAKLDTATLLKLATEVQNQQKDPLDVAKAWLSSQHLV